One window from the genome of Apus apus isolate bApuApu2 chromosome 12, bApuApu2.pri.cur, whole genome shotgun sequence encodes:
- the LOC127389795 gene encoding G-protein coupled receptor 83-like, whose product MSHQLLQSYRLQTMGFLKEFDHYSSLAKLMSIYQATNRTTFNWTDSRIVEWEKFAELAKYEPESQKPTVKALLIMAYSVIIIMSLFGNMLVCHVVLKNKRMHSATSLFIVNLAVSDIMITLLNTPFTLVRFVNSTWVFGKAMCHVSRFVQYCSLHVSTLTLMAIALDRHQVILNPLKQRMSLTKGALSISVIWLMATCFSLPHAIYQKLFQYNYREATVRSLCLPDFPEPAELVWKYLDLSTFLLLYLLPLLVITVTYTRLAKKLWLRNAIGDVTTQQYITHRRNKKKSIKMLMLVVVVFAVCWFPLNCYVVLISSLGIKTKNSLYFALHWFAMSSTCYNPFIYCWLNESFRSELKSLLCMCQKLPQPQDHALPPMASSCREAWMEQARFRKGPATQTLCSTAHIQMATTEL is encoded by the exons ATGTCTCACCAGCTGCTTCAGTCATACAGGTTACAGACGATGGGGTTTCTTAAGGAGTTTGATCATTACTCTTCCTTGGCCAAACTCATGTCAATCTACCAAGCAACCAACAGGACCACCTTCAACTGGACAGACAGCCGCATTGTTGAGTGGGAAAAATTTGCTGAGCTGGCTAAATACGAGCCAGAATCCCAGAAACCAACAGTGAAAGCTCTCCTAATCATGGCATACTCAGTCATTATAATCATGTCCCTCTTTGGGAACATGCTGGTGTGCCATGTGGTGCTGAAGAACAAGCGAATGCACTCGGCCACCAGCCTTTTCATTGTCAACTTGGCTGTGTCTGACATTATGATCACACTGCTCAACACGCCTTTTACCCTG GTTCGCTTTGTGAACAGCACGTGGGTTTTTGGAAAGGCCATGTGCCACGTCAGCCGCTTCGTGCAGTACTGCTCCCTCCACGTCTCCACACTGACCCTGATGGCCATCGCCCTGGACAGGCACCAG GTCATCCTGAACCCCCTGAAGCAGAGGATGTCCCTAACAAAGGGAGCGCTGAGCATCTCTGTTATCTGGCTGATGGCAACCTGCTTCTCTCTGCCCCATGCCATCTACCAGAAGCTTTTCCAGTACAACTACAG GGAAGCCACTGTCCGGAGTTTGTGCCTCCCCGATTTTCCCgagcctgcagagctggtcTGGAAGTATCTGGACCTGTCTACCTTTCTCCTGCTTTACCTCCTGCCTCTGCTAGTCATCACTGTCACCTACACTCGCCTGGCCAAGAAGCTGTGGCTCCGCAATGCCATAGGAGACGTCACCACGCAGCAGTACATCACCCACCGCAGGAACAAGAAGAAGAGCATCAAGATGCTgatgctggtggtggtggtctTTGCTGTCTGCTGGTTCCCTCTCAACTGCTACGTGGTGCTAATCTCCAGCCTGGGCATCAAGACAAAGAACTCCCTCTATTTTGCCCTGCACTGGTTTGCAATGAGCAGCACCTGCTACAACCCTTTCATCTACTGCTGGCTGAACGAGAGCTTCCGCTCAGAGCTCAAGTCCCTGCTCTGCATGTGCCAGAAGCTGCCTCAGCCCCAGGACCATGCACTGCCACCCATGGCCTCGTCCTGCCGTGAGGCGTGGATGGAGCAGGCCAGGTTCAGGAAGGGACCTGCCACGCAGACCCTCTGCTCCACTGCACACATCCAGATGGCCACCACGGAGTTGTGA